Within Acidobacteriota bacterium, the genomic segment ATTGGGATCATCGCTTCGTTGATTATCTGCACCCTCTTTTACGCCGTGGTTGCTTGTGTGTTTACCGGCCTGATCTCGTACCCCGAGTTGAAGGCCAAACTCGCAACCGAGCAAGCCGAACCGCTCACTATGGCCTTGCAGCACGTTGGGCAGCAATTTAATACCGACCTGGGATGGGCAGTCGGCATCGTGGCGTTCGGATCGGTCATCGCGCACACGGCGGTTCTGTTAGTGTTTCAGCTCGGTCAGCCGCGCATCTTTTTCTCGATGGCGCGCGACGGATTGTTGCCAAAGGTCTTCTACAAGGTCCATCCGCGATTCCGGACTCCACACATCTCGACGATACTGACTGGCGTCTTCGTAGCCTCGTTCGCAGCGGTCGCAAGCATCGACGAGATGGTCGATCTCACTAACATCGGGACGTTGTTCGCATTCATACTGGTCTGCGCCGGAATAATAGTCTTGCGGGTCAAAGATCCCGAGCGGCACCGTCCATTCCGCGTGCCCTTTGGCTTGGTGATTCCGGTTCTTGGCATCATCTCCTGTCTTTATCTGATCTACTTTTTGCCGCCGACCTCGTGGCTGCGGTTCGCGGCGTGGCTGAATCTCGGATTCGTGATCTACGTCGGCTACGGCGCCGTTCACAGCCGCTTGACCGGGCGCGAACACGCAGAGCGGCCAGCCGAGCACGACGCGCGAACGGCTTACACGGGCGCCTGGCTTGCGATCATTGGAGTTGGGCTGCTCGTTTTCATGCGAGGCTTCGACATATGGCTTGAAGCGCTCAAGGCGCGTGCAGACATGACCGGCTTGTCGAAGATGATTGCTGCGCTTGGCGACGTATTCAAGTCGGCGCCGTGGCTGGAAGTCTCATGGTTCTTGATCGTACCGCTGGCGCTGAATGCATTCGTGCTTTGCCCGATCGTGATAACGCGGGCGCTACGGGCATCGCGCAAAGGCGGGGGCGAGGGCCAGGCCGGCATCACATCGGCAAGCTTGATCATTGCCATCGTTCTTGCGGCGGTGACGGTAGTGTATTTCTTGCTGCTAGCGAGGCACAATCCTTAGGGCGAGGCCTGTCCGACAAACTTCAGTTTGTCGTGACTTTCGGCATCTGCTCTTCAGGGTAAGCAGACGACAAACTGAAGTTTGTTGGACAATTCTTCGGAGGAGACCACAATGGCGGACGCTGCCGTCGCAGTCGAAGACAAAAAGACCGGATTTGTTCGCGGGCTCGGACTGCTGGACTCAACGACGATTGTAGCCGGTTCGATGATCGGGTCGGGAATCTTCATCGTCTCGGCCGAGATGGCCCGGCAAGTCGGCTCGCCCGGTTGGCTTCTTGTCGCATGGATTGTCACGGGGTTGCTGACGGTGATAGGCGCGCTCAGCTACGGTGAGCTTGCCGCGATGATGCCAAAGGCTGGAGGCCAGTACGTCTACATTCGCGAGGCTTTCTCGCCAATCTGGGGATTCCTCTACGGATGGACCCTGTTCATGGTGATTCAGACGGGGACGATCGCGGCAGTCGCAGTGGGGTTCGCCAGGTACTTTGGCGTAATGTGGCCGACGCTTTCGGAAAGCAACTACATCGTGAGGCCGATTCATCTCGGGTCGAGCTACGCGATTTCGCTTTCGACCGCGCAGTTGGTTGGTTTGTTGATGATTGTGCTGCTGACGTGGATGAACACGCGCGGGCTGAAGCTCGGCAAGTTCGTGCAGAACGTTTTCACCTTTGCCAAGACTGGCGCGCTGATAGCTTTGATCGTGCTTGGACTTGTCATAGGTTTGCTGAGCGGAACCGCGGCACACGCCAACTTTGCAGACCTCTGGACTGTGCGGGGCAAGCTTCAAGCTGTAGGGCCCAACCTAACGGCGATCACCACCCTCGGTTTGTTCGTGGGAATTTGCGTTTCGCAAACCAACTCGCTGTTCTCTGCCGACGCATGGAACAACATCACTTTCACCGCTGGAGAGGTGAAAAACCCGAAACGCAACATCCCGCTGTCGCTTGCATTCGGAACCTCTCTGGTCATCGCGTTGTACCTTCTGGCGAATTTCGCTTACCTGGTGACGCTTCCGTTCGAGACGATTCAAACCGTACCCAGCGATCGAGTGGCTTCAGCTACTGCCGACGTCATCTTCCCGGGCGCGGGCGCGACGATAATGGCAGTCTTTATCATGGTGTCGACCTTCGGCTGCAACAACGGGTTGATTCTGGCTGGGGCGCGGGCTTACTGGGCGATGGCTCGCGACGGATTGTTCTTCAGATCGGCCGGT encodes:
- a CDS encoding amino acid permease — translated: MADAAVAVEDKKTGFVRGLGLLDSTTIVAGSMIGSGIFIVSAEMARQVGSPGWLLVAWIVTGLLTVIGALSYGELAAMMPKAGGQYVYIREAFSPIWGFLYGWTLFMVIQTGTIAAVAVGFARYFGVMWPTLSESNYIVRPIHLGSSYAISLSTAQLVGLLMIVLLTWMNTRGLKLGKFVQNVFTFAKTGALIALIVLGLVIGLLSGTAAHANFADLWTVRGKLQAVGPNLTAITTLGLFVGICVSQTNSLFSADAWNNITFTAGEVKNPKRNIPLSLAFGTSLVIALYLLANFAYLVTLPFETIQTVPSDRVASATADVIFPGAGATIMAVFIMVSTFGCNNGLILAGARAYWAMARDGLFFRSAGELNTRHVPAWGLVIQGIWAAVLVLPRTITGTNAATGDPTYGNLYGDLLTYVISAALIFYILTIAGIFRLRRTRPDVERPYRAFGYPIVPALYIVGAAVILAVLLMYQTATTLPGLIIIGTGIPVYFIWRKVGVASPEQEAQ
- a CDS encoding amino acid permease, with amino-acid sequence METKRADQRSVNRTTFRGLFRVKPLDAILEDAEEPEHQLKRALGPVQLTLFGIGAIIGAGIFATIGTAAAGDANRPGAGPALMVSFLITAIVCAFTALCYAEFASMVPISGSAYTYSYATLGEVIAWIIGWDLIIEYAVGNIAVAISWANYFKTLLAGLHIPGVAPSGIHIPDWISMDYRTAAKVPGVYENAPHIFGKPIIFNVLAVAIVALVTIVLIWGIRESARFNAVMVGIKILVLTFFIVVGFTYVQPANWTPFSPTGFAGISAGAAIVFFAYIGFDAVSTVAEETRNPRRNLPIGIIASLIICTLFYAVVACVFTGLISYPELKAKLATEQAEPLTMALQHVGQQFNTDLGWAVGIVAFGSVIAHTAVLLVFQLGQPRIFFSMARDGLLPKVFYKVHPRFRTPHISTILTGVFVASFAAVASIDEMVDLTNIGTLFAFILVCAGIIVLRVKDPERHRPFRVPFGLVIPVLGIISCLYLIYFLPPTSWLRFAAWLNLGFVIYVGYGAVHSRLTGREHAERPAEHDARTAYTGAWLAIIGVGLLVFMRGFDIWLEALKARADMTGLSKMIAALGDVFKSAPWLEVSWFLIVPLALNAFVLCPIVITRALRASRKGGGEGQAGITSASLIIAIVLAAVTVVYFLLLARHNP